Part of the Pseudodesulfovibrio mercurii genome is shown below.
TCCACGTCCAGGGTGAGGTGCAGGTCCAGGGCGTCGAGCCCCGCCTGCCCCTCCAGGCCTGCCTTGAGGGTCCCGCCGTGGAGTTTCCCCTGCATCCGGGACAAGTGGATGATGCCCTCGTTGGCCCGGACAAAGCCCTCCAGGGACTCGCAACGGACCCTGGCCAGGGTGAACTCCTGGAACAGAACCTTGCCGTTGAGCTTGAGGGCGCGGAGAAATTCGAGGGGCATTTTCGCGGGAGTGGATTCCGGCACCCTGCCCGCGCGCACGTCGCTCAGGCTCGGGGCCGGGGCGGGTGTCAGGTAGCGGTCCAGATTGAGGGGACCGGAGGCCAGGGAAAAGGCCAGCAGGGGGTTGGGGTAGCCCGTGCCGACCACGTGGCCCTTGACCGTGGTGCCGTCCAGCTCGCCGCTCAGGTCGCTCAGGGTGAAGCCGTTCCCGTCGGCCTCGTACCGCGCGGCCAGTGCGGCCTTGCGCAGGGCGTCGCCGTCACGGGTACGCAGGTTCTCGCCGGTCAGGAGGTAGATGATCCGCTTGGGGTCGGCCTGAGCCACGTCGAAGGCGCCCTCCACCCGCCGCTTTCCGGCGGAACCGGCCAGTCGGGCGTCACCCTTGAGGGTGGTCTCCAGGACCTGGAACACGCCGTCCGTGAGGGACGCGGCTCCCTTGGCGGTGTCGAAGGCCACGGTGCCGCCGAAGGTCAGCCGCCGGGCATCCTTGGGCAGCCGGGGCGAGGTCAGGTAGCCGCTGACGGCCATGCCCCGGCTTTGGGCGCGAAGCTCGTCGATGCCCGCGGACAGGACCCCATCCGCCGTTCCGTTCAGCGATTCCAGGTCGCCGCCCGTGCGCAGCTTGATGCCGGCCGAGACCGTGCTGTTCCAGACGCCCTTGGCGCCATTGCCGTCGGGCCGGACCTTCACTTCCAGGTCCGCCCTGGTGTAGTCCAGGGAAAGGGGTTCGGCCTTGTCCCGCTTGAGAACCGCCTTGCCCCCGCCCAGGGAGAGCCGGGCCAACCCGTCGAGATGCTGCAGGATATAGATGGACCGGGCATCGGGGGGACAGGCCATCTTCGGGACCGAGACCTCCAGGTGGAGGGTGCCCGAACCGCCCACGTCCAGCGGATCCCGGTGCAGGAACGCGAAGCCCCGCCGCTGGGACTCGGCATCGACCACGGCGCTCAACGCCAGGGTCGGATCGCCCGCCTTGTCCGTGCCGATGGCCACGTCCATGGTCCCGCCCAGGGAGGCCATGCCCTCGCGGATGGCCCCGGCGTCGAAGGCGATGCCCTTGTCCGTGGCGGCCACCTTCAGGCGGATATCCGAGATCAGGGTGTCGAGAACCTTGAAGCCGTCCGCCCGGGCCGTGCCGCCGCCCCGCAAGGCCCGGAAGAACGGCAGGCCGAAATCGTCCCAGATGAACGGGGTGCCGGTGCGGAACAGGGGCAGGTAACGGTCCAGGTCGAGGGTGTTGCCGCGCAGGTCGAAGTCGAGGACCGGCCGGGTCCACCCCGTGAAGGCGCAGCGGCCACGCACGGTGATGTCGTCCAGGGTCAGGATCAGATTGTCGAAGCGTGCCCCCTCCTCGGTGACGTGCACGAAGGAGGCCACCGCGCTGCTGCGCAGGCCGTCCACGTCCTTGACCGGCATGTCCGGGGCG
Proteins encoded:
- a CDS encoding AsmA family protein, giving the protein MLRRLPRILVECLVALVLVCTGLLLWASYYIDTGEFRARFTETMETVLGRSVTLKGDLDIAIWPRLALTVEDLGIGEAPGFGDGPAAHFNDIEISVRILPLLSHHVEVEFLELKGLKGVVVRNGQGVFNWQSLVERGGQGGEGATMDGWTFAVNSVEITDAELLFRDEMAATEYKLSGIDIHTGNVTLGEDVPFSLSSGFSWADQGIKADLVLKGMIRVMDDGTPPVFSRTTVQAKVYGDFLPKKAAPGEFIAAVDLDWDKRIVTFEDIRASLFGLRAEGDVTSGDLDKGLDFRGHITVHPFVPRDLIALYAPDMPVKDVDGLRSSAVASFVHVTEEGARFDNLILTLDDITVRGRCAFTGWTRPVLDFDLRGNTLDLDRYLPLFRTGTPFIWDDFGLPFFRALRGGGTARADGFKVLDTLISDIRLKVAATDKGIAFDAGAIREGMASLGGTMDVAIGTDKAGDPTLALSAVVDAESQRRGFAFLHRDPLDVGGSGTLHLEVSVPKMACPPDARSIYILQHLDGLARLSLGGGKAVLKRDKAEPLSLDYTRADLEVKVRPDGNGAKGVWNSTVSAGIKLRTGGDLESLNGTADGVLSAGIDELRAQSRGMAVSGYLTSPRLPKDARRLTFGGTVAFDTAKGAASLTDGVFQVLETTLKGDARLAGSAGKRRVEGAFDVAQADPKRIIYLLTGENLRTRDGDALRKAALAARYEADGNGFTLSDLSGELDGTTVKGHVVGTGYPNPLLAFSLASGPLNLDRYLTPAPAPSLSDVRAGRVPESTPAKMPLEFLRALKLNGKVLFQEFTLARVRCESLEGFVRANEGIIHLSRMQGKLHGGTLKAGLEGQAGLDALDLHLTLDVDKMQAGPFMLEMAEREYLRGETDIKADLHSVGRTDDDILANLDGTASVRITNGSFKFTGWDLPVRPVDEGRGAQIGAEQQRRTNGRTVFRRSSSDATVEKGVFRIDNFRLEAPPVLQAYGEGNFSLPANTIDLSIRNDFVAVPSVTLHLTGKLTDPKVEVPTGRIVNDTVLNILSLPKKSFEFLRDLF